ATTAAGTATCTTTACAGGGACTGGACTTTATATGGTACTCTTGCAGTTCAATGTTTTTTCTTTCCTCTGAATTTACCTCTTTTATTAGTGATCAAGTTATCTTGACTTACCCGATCCAAATAATTTGTTTTCCTGGATTAGATGTGCTTCCAAATTTCCCAGATTACGAAATCGGGTAAAAGCTGCAATCTATTAAAAAACAGATGACAAAATACTTATATATATCAAGAAGAGTTGCTTTTGTAATAAGTGATTTTATATGAGTGGAAAAAAGATAGACGTGTCCTTACTTAAAAGTAAGGGATTTCTACCTCAGAGGCAGGAAAATATGTTTTCAATGCGGCTGAAGGTAGTGAGTGGGAATCTGGACGCCAAAAAACTACGGGCAATTGCAGATGCAGCCGAAAAATATGGTTCTGGCTATATTCACATAACATCAAGACAACAGATTGAGGTTCCTTTTGTTAAACTCGAAGATACTGAAGCAGCAAGAAATGAACTTGAGAAACAGGGCATTTCAGCAGGCTCTGCCGGAAAAAAGGTAAGAGCAGTTGTCGCCTGTCAGGGGGATAAGGTCTGCAGAAACGGCTTGATCGACTGCGAAAACCTAGCATGCAAGATAGATGAAAAATACTTTGGAGAAGCTGTCCCTAAAAAGTTAAAGATCGCAGTAACAGGCTGCCCTTCAGCCTGTGTAAGGCCTCAGGAAAACGATTTTGGAATCATGGGCAATGTGAAGCCCGAAATTCTTGGAGAGAATTGTGTCGGTTGTAAGCTCTGCGAGAAAGCGTGTAAGGTTGGAGCAATAAAAGTCCTGGAAGATAAAGCCTTTATAAATACTAAAAAATGTATTCTCTGCGGAGCTTGTATTGCTGCCTGCCGGAAAGATGCCCTGAGGGCAGGAAAAATCGGATGCACGATTTTCGTTGGAGGAAAGGCAGGACGCCAGCCCATGCAAGGGATTAAACTTCTTGAGCTTGCAGATGAGGAGCAGCTTTTTTCAGTCCTTGAGAAAACCTTTGAGTATTACAGGAGAGAAGGGCTTGACGGTGAAAGGTTCGGAGATCTTCTTGAAAGGGTGGGAATGGAAAAGTACAGGGAGGAAGTCCTTTCCTGAAAATTCCTTCCCATTTTTAATTTTCTCCTGAATTCCAGTTTTCTTAATTTTCCAGATCTCCAATTTTTCGCCTACTTAGAAAGTCCGCCGGTTTAACCTTTTAGCGCATTTAACCTGTCGCCCTGGCGCGAATCGCAAGCCAGGCTATTATCGCCCCCAATCCGATAATGAGTGCAATAAAACCTATTAGCCATCCCACAATGGGAATTTCATATAAAATTGCAAATATGACTGCACCGACAAGATAATACGCTATTTCTCCAGTTTCCTTTTTTAAGATTTTATTATAGACGAGCTCACCTGCAAGCAATTTGACAGGTATTGTCGCAATGAGAACCGCAAGTGCCAGAAGCAGGATTATCAGAACCGAGAGGCTCCACCCGAATATGGTAATAAGCAGGATTACCGCAAGTACAGGAAGGAAAATCAAAGCCAGAAAGCCCAGTAGTGCAGTTTTCAAAGGTGAATCTTTTACAAGATCTGCAACCCCTCTTACAAAACCCGGGAAAAAGTATATAAGAACCAGACCCAGGACCAGGGCTGCAAGCAACCCTATAATAAACGATAAAACGCTGCTAAACCCTCCGGCGGCTCCTGCATATTGCTCTTCGGTTGCATTTACCTGAGTAATGTTGAGGTTTCCGCCTACTTTATCATCCAGATTGGAGGGATAATTCTGAGCTTGCAGTCTTAGATCTCCTCCAAGCTCGAAGTCATCCCCGGCTCTTAAAGTACCTGCTGAGATATCCCCGTTTCCGTTAACGGTTCCATCAAGCGTTATTTCCCCTCCGCCAAGCAGAAGATCCCCCTCGACAACGCTATCCCGGGAAAGAAAAATCTGACCACCTGCCGCTGCTACATCTCCTCCTACATTCCCGTTAATCCGGATCGAACCTCCGGCTGCGATAATATTTCCAGAAACGTTACCGTTAACAATTAGCTGCCCGCCCGCACCTATGAAATCGTCTCCGGTATTCCCGTTTATTTCAAGCCGGGAGCCTGCAAGCACCAGATCTCCCTGGATGTCCTCGTCAATCTGAAGGTTCTCTCCACCCCCGAAAGCGTTTCCTGAGCTCGTATATTTAAGAAGATCTTCATCGGCAGCTCCTGCTGAGTAAGGCAGTGCAGCAAAAAGAATTATAAATAAAATAAGACCTGGTACCAGTGCCTTTTTCATAGATCATCCCTCTTTACTAAAGTACTTCTTAATTTTCCATTTAATTGTCCTGTTTCATCAAAGAAGATTCCTAGAAATATAAGAGGTTTAACATAAAATTTCAACTTTGAAATATAAAAGTTAAGAAAGCTCCCATAAAAATTAACAAGGATATAGATTAAACAGCTTCTCAGTATTTTATATTCGTTCCAGTAATATAGATAACCTTTCCAACTTGAGGCTGGATGGGGCACTAATCTTCTCAGTCACTTCAATAAATCCCAGATAATTACCACGAATTAGTGTGGATTCTAGAAGTATCGTACCTCAGCCTGCCTGATTTCTTCTCTGCTGGATAACCCATTGCAATAATAGAAAACCTTGTCTCCGTGAAATCCCCCGACTGCTAATGCCTTTATAGCAACTTAACTTCCCGGTTAATAATTGTTGATTAAATGGATATATAATTTTCAATGCATATAATTTAGTCAGATTCGCCTTATAAATCTACAGGCTTACAGAAATTTTTTAAAATCAAAAGATAAACGCGCTCATCAACCGGGAAAATTGTACATTCTGAGAAAATTTGCGGTAAGAGATCGGATCGTTCGTAAAACACCGAACAATAACAAATAAAAATAGAACCTGTGGAAGACGAGCCTGACGCCTGGACATATACTACCGCAGTTCCGGTTGATCGCTGCCCGCAACTGTAGAGTTAATGATACATAACACAAATCAGAGTGGCGAGTTACATCCATGTTCCACGAAGCTGAGAACCGTATATGCAAATGATAATAAATTTAAATCTGCAAACTTATCCGGCTGCTTCCTAGCAGGGCGTTCAGCCACTATAAGATTGCAGAATAATGAATTGACCAGTGTTGATATTACGAACGATCCCGGCATTTATTCACTGAATCTGTATAATAATTCATTGAATCAAACCGCAGTAGATAATGTATTGCAGGCTCTGGAGTCATATGGTACAGGATAGTATTCCTCTATACTTTCACTTTTATTCTTATTAGGTATCACTTGATTAGTTTTTCCAAAAATTATGTTTGAACCTGACTTGTTAGTTTTATATGCCTTCGTTTAATTCTTCGATTTCTTTAAGTATGAACTCAATTTATCAAACAGAATTAAAATTAGAGTGAAAAAGATATAAAAGTGGAAATAGAAAAAGAAAAATTTACTGAACCTTACATAAACCGCTCAAATCTTTCCTTTCTGGCTTTACAAATCGGACAGACTCCAGGTGGTTCGTCCATGGCAGAGAGGTATCCGCAGACCTTGCATCTCCATACTGGCTTTGAAAGTTTTCCTGTGAATTCCATATTTTCCATCATCTCGGCTCTTTTCTTTTCTTCTTCTCTTTCAATATCTCTCTGCTCTTTGGGAGGGCGCCTTTCTGGAACCGGTTCCATGCTTCTTTCTCCCCGGATGACCTCGTCCGAAACATAGAGCGCACAGTAACAGGCTCCATAGTCGTTCAGATCGGGATCTCGATAGTAGCATGGACAGACAATATCCAAGTCTTCTTCCAGATTATTGGCAGAAAGCCGGCACGGGCAGGACCAGTAGCCGTATCGCCGCTCGTTGAGGAGCAGCCCCCATACAAGATCTTTTGTAAACTCGACATCAGGATTGAGGTGATATCCTGACGCCTCTACCTGGTTATTCAAACGCCTGTAGACTTTATCCACAAGTTCATCTGTTATACCTTCTTCGGCAGCTTCTTCCTTTTTCAGCCCAACATCCCCTTATAATTAGAATTTTTTGGAAAACAATAGATTTTAATGAAGTTTTTCTAAAAAAGTTTTACCAAAGACTTTTTTAGCTCTGTTTCAGCTTAACTTCCTCCTTAAAAGCCAAGGGCTTCGCGAATTTCCTTTTCTTTAAAACCCACGATAGCTTTCTTCCCGTTTATAACAGTTGTTGGGAAGGAAGCTGAAGGATTGAAGCGTTTTACTTCCTCGACAGCCTGGTCTTCCTGCTCTCCCTCAAGCTTATCCACGTATATAAAATCAAATTCCACACCAAGATCGGTAAGCAGTTTCTTTGTTCTCTTGCACCATACACAGGTACTGAGACCGTACATTACAACCTTACCCCTGTCGATTCCAGGAATGTGATCTCCTTGATCCTTACTTAGATTAGATACATCCATTAAATAACCCCCGGCACAATAAAGTTATGGCAGTACGCCTATGAGTACTTTGCCTCGAAGCGAATCTCTTCCTCCGCCTGCTAGCAGTTGGAGCCATAACAGACTGCAGGTTTTTGTAAATACTGCAGGTTTTGTAAATTGCTTATGAGAAAATACAGATTAAAGTATATAAAATTTGGACATACTATAAGAGTACAGGCAAATTGCCGGACAGAAAGTTAGCAATAGGACCTTATATTTTGAATTTCAAAAATAACAGGAAAGCAGGTAAATTTCCTACCTGCTTTCCAATTTAGAGCTGATTTAATACTAGCTTTCCGTGTTTCGCACTCAACTTAAACACCGATTTCCAGTAAGATTCAGGTATGAGGTACGCAGTCATCCTGCTGGTTCTTACTTAATCAAGCCCATTCGTACGTACCAGTCATAATCGTGGGCAAAACGTTCTTTGTCGGATTGGGCAAGCCGGCAGAAATATTCTACATTCTGACGATGCTGTTCATCCTGCTCCGGATATTTTATTTCTCCGCGGATTGATTTTACCAACTTCTTACCAAGCTCCTCAGCAGATCCCGCAGCCTGCTGGGGTGCAGCCGGGTCTCCTGCCATTACAACGCCAAGACCTCCGACAACAGTAACTCCAAGAGTCATGAGCACACTATTCATATATTCTACGACCACATCAGCAGTACCTCCTCCCGTGGATACGGAGCAACCGAACTTTCCGGATAGCATCTGACAGTGGATAACGTCCGAAAGTCGATCGAAGAAGGCTTTCATAGGCGCCGGAACCGAGTTAATATAATTCGGAGCTCCAAAAACAATTCCATCGGAATTCATGATTCTGTCATAAAGCTCCTCAAAATCATCGATCAGGGGGCACTCTCCTGTCGCATAACAGGCTCCGCACCCTGTGCAGTATTCTATCTTAAGTGTGTAGAGGTCTATCAGTTCGACTTCCGCACCTTCGGATTCGGCACCTTTGATCACAGACTTTACCAGTTGAAGGGTGTTGCTCTCATTCCCTCTCGGACTTGCACTAATTCCAAGGACTTTCATGATTATCACCTTAATTAAGTGAATTAGAAGGGATTACCTATTATCTTTTGCCCTTTTCAGGCATTCCTGCATGAGTTACATGCTTCCTCTTTCCTCTCACAAGGGATGTGAATATGCCAATAATGCAGAAAGCCGTAAACAGGATAAACGCATAGTGCAGGCTTAAAATGAACTGGGGGTAATATTCGGGCGTAATCTCTACAGGACCGATAACAATCGCAAAGATCATCATTGCAATACCCATTGAGAGCATCTGGCCAAGGAGCCGCATAGTTCCGTTCATCCCT
This region of Methanosarcina flavescens genomic DNA includes:
- a CDS encoding glutaredoxin family protein, which gives rise to MDVSNLSKDQGDHIPGIDRGKVVMYGLSTCVWCKRTKKLLTDLGVEFDFIYVDKLEGEQEDQAVEEVKRFNPSASFPTTVINGKKAIVGFKEKEIREALGF
- a CDS encoding bactofilin family protein is translated as MKKALVPGLILFIILFAALPYSAGAADEDLLKYTSSGNAFGGGENLQIDEDIQGDLVLAGSRLEINGNTGDDFIGAGGQLIVNGNVSGNIIAAGGSIRINGNVGGDVAAAGGQIFLSRDSVVEGDLLLGGGEITLDGTVNGNGDISAGTLRAGDDFELGGDLRLQAQNYPSNLDDKVGGNLNITQVNATEEQYAGAAGGFSSVLSFIIGLLAALVLGLVLIYFFPGFVRGVADLVKDSPLKTALLGFLALIFLPVLAVILLITIFGWSLSVLIILLLALAVLIATIPVKLLAGELVYNKILKKETGEIAYYLVGAVIFAILYEIPIVGWLIGFIALIIGLGAIIAWLAIRARATG
- a CDS encoding 4Fe-4S binding protein; amino-acid sequence: MSGKKIDVSLLKSKGFLPQRQENMFSMRLKVVSGNLDAKKLRAIADAAEKYGSGYIHITSRQQIEVPFVKLEDTEAARNELEKQGISAGSAGKKVRAVVACQGDKVCRNGLIDCENLACKIDEKYFGEAVPKKLKIAVTGCPSACVRPQENDFGIMGNVKPEILGENCVGCKLCEKACKVGAIKVLEDKAFINTKKCILCGACIAACRKDALRAGKIGCTIFVGGKAGRQPMQGIKLLELADEEQLFSVLEKTFEYYRREGLDGERFGDLLERVGMEKYREEVLS
- a CDS encoding ferredoxin-thioredoxin reductase catalytic domain-containing protein; translated protein: MDKVYRRLNNQVEASGYHLNPDVEFTKDLVWGLLLNERRYGYWSCPCRLSANNLEEDLDIVCPCYYRDPDLNDYGACYCALYVSDEVIRGERSMEPVPERRPPKEQRDIEREEEKKRAEMMENMEFTGKLSKPVWRCKVCGYLSAMDEPPGVCPICKARKERFERFM
- a CDS encoding flavodoxin family protein, with the protein product MKVLGISASPRGNESNTLQLVKSVIKGAESEGAEVELIDLYTLKIEYCTGCGACYATGECPLIDDFEELYDRIMNSDGIVFGAPNYINSVPAPMKAFFDRLSDVIHCQMLSGKFGCSVSTGGGTADVVVEYMNSVLMTLGVTVVGGLGVVMAGDPAAPQQAAGSAEELGKKLVKSIRGEIKYPEQDEQHRQNVEYFCRLAQSDKERFAHDYDWYVRMGLIK